The Thioalkalivibrio sulfidiphilus HL-EbGr7 genome includes the window CCTGCTGCCCTGGCTGCTGGGCACCGTGCATGCAGGTACCGACGACCCCCACCGGGCACTGCTCGAACAGCTGCGTGCCGGCGGACTGGTGATCTACTGGCGCCACGCCATCACCGACCGCAGCCGCCGTGACCAGGACCTGAGTGACATGGCGCGCTGCGAGCGTCAGCGCAACCTCTCCGAGGCGGGACGTGAACAGGCGCGCACCATGGGCGAGGACATCCACACCCTCGGCATCCCGGTGGGCGAGGTGATCTCGAGCCCGTTCTGCCGCAACGTGGAGACCGCCCGGCTGGGCTTTGGCCGGCACAGCCTCGACGAGGGTCTGTACAACTGGCCCCCGGCCTCCGCC containing:
- a CDS encoding histidine phosphatase family protein, which translates into the protein MKHLRRRLLLAGALLPWLLGTVHAGTDDPHRALLEQLRAGGLVIYWRHAITDRSRRDQDLSDMARCERQRNLSEAGREQARTMGEDIHTLGIPVGEVISSPFCRNVETARLGFGRHSLDEGLYNWPPASAERKPQLVAALQEMLATPPIDSASNTVLVGHNLNLQQAARVHIEEGDLAVFQPLGAEGFRHLGNLTDGDLRRLRLDERGR